The DNA sequence TGAAACCGTTCGTTAAATGGGCCGGCGGCAAGGCGCAGATACTTGACGAAATCCGAGCTAAATACCCGACGGGGTTGGGTTCAGCCGTAACCAAGTACGCCGAACCGTTTGTCGGAGGAGGCGCGGTGCTATTCGATGTGCTAAGCAACTTCGCCCTCCGCGAGGTCTACA is a window from the Acidaminococcales bacterium genome containing:
- a CDS encoding DNA adenine methylase, giving the protein MRTNRHLKPFVKWAGGKAQILDEIRAKYPTGLGSAVTKYAEPFVGGGAVLFDVLSNFALREVYISDVNCELIHTYTTIRDGADELIDALREYEARYL